Proteins encoded in a region of the Methanobrevibacter sp. genome:
- the cas2 gene encoding CRISPR-associated endonuclease Cas2, whose protein sequence is MYTIAIFDVSFKTNKEKIENGLRHFGFRKIQTHTYIAKLSNADLEIFKKEIELAVREKDSLLILPICDKCYSKKESFGEINFSEKLYRVF, encoded by the coding sequence ATGTACACCATAGCTATTTTTGATGTTAGTTTCAAAACAAACAAGGAAAAGATTGAAAACGGTTTAAGACACTTCGGATTTAGAAAAATCCAAACCCACACATACATCGCAAAATTAAGTAACGCGGACTTGGAAATTTTTAAAAAGGAAATTGAATTGGCAGTCCGTGAAAAGGACAGCCTATTAATTTTGCCGATTTGCGATAAATGTTATTCAAAAAAGGAGTCTTTCGGAGAAATAAATTTCAGTGAAAAGCTATACAGGGTGTTTTAA
- the cas1 gene encoding CRISPR-associated endonuclease Cas1 has translation MNILIEGFNKSVHKKDNQIVIRQKDIVLDSIKANQISSLVIIGKGYVTFDALTLMAENNTKVISFDYTGKLNYLMESPDWRNVKIKKQQYLLSENKKGINISREIIKSKMTNQKSTLTTLNKRRKISEIEEIKNNIALQINELNSIKLTNNHEKVKMKMMGCEGKASAYYWSGIKLLIPEDIGFEKRTRKPTDLLNSMLNYGYAILASEITKSILINGLDPYCGFLHFDMDKRTSLTYDLIEDFRQQIVDKTVLNLISRRQVTDDDLDKRNNSIKLEKRKLIISKIQDKIHSTIKYGDEELTYQEIINKQTSDLVKTLLNDEKFEGFHLHW, from the coding sequence ATGAATATTTTAATTGAAGGATTCAACAAATCGGTTCATAAAAAAGACAACCAGATTGTCATAAGGCAAAAAGACATTGTTTTGGATTCAATTAAAGCAAACCAAATATCCAGCTTAGTGATAATAGGAAAGGGATATGTGACATTTGATGCATTAACTTTAATGGCTGAAAATAATACTAAAGTAATCTCATTTGACTATACCGGAAAATTAAATTATTTGATGGAGTCACCGGACTGGAGAAATGTGAAAATTAAAAAACAGCAGTATTTGCTAAGTGAAAACAAAAAGGGCATAAACATATCCCGTGAAATAATAAAATCAAAAATGACAAATCAGAAATCAACATTAACAACACTCAACAAACGGCGAAAAATTAGCGAAATAGAAGAGATAAAAAATAACATTGCTCTTCAAATCAATGAATTAAATTCCATTAAACTGACAAATAATCATGAAAAGGTAAAGATGAAGATGATGGGATGCGAAGGAAAAGCATCAGCCTATTACTGGAGCGGGATAAAATTGCTAATCCCCGAAGACATCGGGTTTGAGAAAAGAACCAGAAAACCAACAGATTTATTAAATTCGATGCTGAACTACGGATATGCAATTTTAGCAAGCGAAATAACAAAATCCATATTAATAAATGGCCTGGATCCCTATTGCGGCTTCCTACATTTTGACATGGACAAAAGAACAAGTTTAACATATGACTTAATAGAAGATTTCAGACAGCAAATCGTTGACAAAACAGTGCTAAATCTTATCAGCCGAAGGCAGGTTACAGATGATGATTTGGATAAAAGAAACAATTCCATAAAATTAGAAAAGCGAAAACTGATTATTTCAAAAATTCAGGACAAAATACACTCAACAATAAAATATGGTGATGAAGAATTAACTTACCAGGAAATAATTAATAAACAAACTTCCGATTTAGTAAAAACTCTTTTAAATGATGAAA